Proteins from one Epinephelus moara isolate mb chromosome 1, YSFRI_EMoa_1.0, whole genome shotgun sequence genomic window:
- the anp32a gene encoding acidic leucine-rich nuclear phosphoprotein 32 family member A isoform X2 gives MDMKKRIHLELRNRTPSDVKELVLDNCRSNEGKIEGLTDEFEELEFLSTINVGLMTVAHLPKLNKLKKLELSDNRISGGLEVLAAKCPNLTHLNLSGNKIKDLSTIEPLKELGTLKSLDLFNCEVTNLNEYRDNVFKLLPQLTYLDGYDKDDKEAPDSDAEVYAEGLDDDEEDEDDVDEEEYDEDTAPGDEEEEEGEEDEEENEEEEEEDLSGEEEEEEDLNDREVDDEDDEEERGQKRKRELDEEGEEDEDD, from the exons ATGGACATGAAGAAAAGAATTCACCTCGAGTTGCGGAACCGCACTCCGTCAGAT GTCAAAGAACTCGTTCTAGACAACTGTCGCTCAAATGAAGGAAAGATCGAAGGTCTAACAGACGAGTTTGAGGAACTGGAATTTCTAAGCACAATCAACGTTGGATTGATGACAGTTGCCCACTTGCCGAAGCTAAATAAACTCAAAAAG CTTGAACTCAGCGATAACAGGATCTCAGGAGGGTTGGAAGTTCTGGCAGCAAAATGCcccaacctcacacacctcaacCTCAGTGGCAACAAGATTAAAGACCTCAGCACAATAGAACCATTG AAAGAGTTGGGGACCCTGAAAAGCCTAGATCTGTTTAACTGTGAAGTGACAAACCTTAACGAATACAGAGACAACGTCTTCAAGCTACTACCCCAGCTCACGTACCTGGACGGGTACGACAAAGACGACAAAGAGGCACCAGATTCTGATGCTGAGGTTTACGCAGAGGGCCTggatgatgacgaggaggacGAAGACG ATGTAGATGAGGAGGAGTACGATGAAGATACAGCACcaggagatgaggaggaggaagaaggagaggaagatgaagaggagaatgaagaagaggaagaggaggacctAAGTGGAGAG gaggaagaggaggaggatttgAACGACAGGGAGGTTGACGATGAAGATGATGAGG
- the anp32a gene encoding acidic leucine-rich nuclear phosphoprotein 32 family member A isoform X1, producing MDMKKRIHLELRNRTPSDVKELVLDNCRSNEGKIEGLTDEFEELEFLSTINVGLMTVAHLPKLNKLKKLELSDNRISGGLEVLAAKCPNLTHLNLSGNKIKDLSTIEPLKELGTLKSLDLFNCEVTNLNEYRDNVFKLLPQLTYLDGYDKDDKEAPDSDAEVYAEGLDDDEEDEDDVDEEEYDEDTAPGDEEEEEGEEDEEENEEEEEEDLSGEEEEEEDLNDREVDDEDDEEEERGQKRKRELDEEGEEDEDD from the exons ATGGACATGAAGAAAAGAATTCACCTCGAGTTGCGGAACCGCACTCCGTCAGAT GTCAAAGAACTCGTTCTAGACAACTGTCGCTCAAATGAAGGAAAGATCGAAGGTCTAACAGACGAGTTTGAGGAACTGGAATTTCTAAGCACAATCAACGTTGGATTGATGACAGTTGCCCACTTGCCGAAGCTAAATAAACTCAAAAAG CTTGAACTCAGCGATAACAGGATCTCAGGAGGGTTGGAAGTTCTGGCAGCAAAATGCcccaacctcacacacctcaacCTCAGTGGCAACAAGATTAAAGACCTCAGCACAATAGAACCATTG AAAGAGTTGGGGACCCTGAAAAGCCTAGATCTGTTTAACTGTGAAGTGACAAACCTTAACGAATACAGAGACAACGTCTTCAAGCTACTACCCCAGCTCACGTACCTGGACGGGTACGACAAAGACGACAAAGAGGCACCAGATTCTGATGCTGAGGTTTACGCAGAGGGCCTggatgatgacgaggaggacGAAGACG ATGTAGATGAGGAGGAGTACGATGAAGATACAGCACcaggagatgaggaggaggaagaaggagaggaagatgaagaggagaatgaagaagaggaagaggaggacctAAGTGGAGAG gaggaagaggaggaggatttgAACGACAGGGAGGTTGACGATGAAGATGATGAGG